A segment of the Cenarchaeum symbiosum A genome:
TGGGAGTGCGATGTGCCGGCATAGGCAAACGCCAGCAGTACCAGCGGCGCCAGCAGCGCCACCCGGCGCAAGTCACGCGTCAACTACGGCCCGGCTCCCGGATTCCCAGACTCCCCCAAGAGAGGGAGCTGGCATACCCTGTGTCTAGCCGGAAGCGGCACCCGCCATGCAGCAGCCCGGCCCTTTGATGACCTCATGTATGTTTCACGGATAATAGGAATATGATAACTGTTGTGATATATCAGGCAGAATAGATCGCCCCCGCGTGCGGTAAATGGGGCCCCGGCGGGGCGCCGGCCCGGCATGCACACTAGATCAGCGCTCGGGGGCTCCCCGGCCCGCATGCTGTCTCAAGGGTTTTAACCCCGGTGCCGGCAGGGCAGGCTGTGTCGATCCTCACGCTCGACGACTTTGATCTCGACGGCAGGACGGTCTTTTTGCGGGTCGACATGAACTGCCCCGTGGATCCCTCCACGGGAGCCATACTGAGCCCGAGAAGGATAAAGGAGGCCACCGAGACGATAAGGGCGCTCAAAGGCTCAAAGCTTGTCGTCGGGTCCCACCAGGGCAGGGTGGGCAACAAGGACTATACCGGCATGGAACAGCATGCAAAGGTTCTCGAGCAGCTGCTGGGCACAAGGATAATGCACGTGCAAGATGTGATAGGCCAGGCGGCCCGGGCCGCCATCAACGGGCTTGGCGACGGCGAGATATTATTGCTCGACAACCTCAGGCTGTGCGCCGAGGAGAATTACGAGTTCTCCCCCCGTGCAGCAGCAGATACGATAATGGTGCGCAGGCTCAGGGATTTGTTTGATCTCTGCGTTCTTGATTCGTTCTCGAGCGCGCACAGGTCACACCCATCGATAGTGGGCTTTCCGCACGTGCTGCCCGCGTGCGCCGGCCGCATAGTAGAGCGCGAAACAAGGGAGCTTGACAAGATAATCACGGTGGCAAAGGCGCCGCACGTGGTCGTTCTCGGCGGCTCCAAGGTGGCCGACAGGATTGAGGCAATAAGGATGCTCATCCGGACAGGCAGGGCGGACCACATACTGCTGACCGGGGTGATAGGGAACGTCTTCATGCGCGCCCAGGCAAGAATAAAGTCCGCGCTGGGGATAAACAGGGAGGACGAGGCGGTCGCAAAGGCGCATGAATTGATAGGCGAGTACCCGGATGTATTCTCCACGCCCGTGGATGTGGCAATAGACAAGGACGGCGACAGGGTCGACATCGACGTAAGGGACCTTGCACCGGGGGATATCATACTGGATCTTGGCCCCAAGACTGTCGACCACTACAGCAGGCTCATCTCGGGCGCGGGGACAGTATTCATGAGCGGGCCGCCGGGACTATTCGAGAAGAAGGGCTTTGACAATGGCACCCGCGGCATGCTGGGAGCTGTCGCGGATTCAATGGCAACCACAATAGTCAGCGGGGGGCACCTGTCCTCCGCATTAGAAGAGTACGGGTTTGCCGGCAGGATAAACCACGTGAGCACAGCAGGCGGCGCGCTCATACTGTACCTGACAGGACAAAAGCTCCCCATGATACAGGCGCTCGAAGAGGCCGCAGCCCGGCGCACATAGCTCAGACGGGCGCGCCGCAGCCCGGGTTTGGGCAGGTCCGCTCCTCGGCGCCGCCCAAGTGCACCTCGTTGCCGCATTTGCCGCACTTGGCTGCTGCTACCGGCTCGAAGAGCTTGAACCAGATGGTCGTAAAGTTCTGCGCGATATTGCGCACAAGCCCCCTGTCGCATATCTCTGTAAAAAACGGCTCCATGTCGTCGATTGTCATCCCCCCGGCGCCCTCTGCCTTTTGAAGGACGTCAAAGACCTCGTCGTTGGTAAAGCGGGCCTCTGTATCGTTAAAGTGCTCGAATATTATCCTGCGTATCTGCAGCTGGACCGGTATGCCCGGCGCTGATCCTGCCATGTCAGTAGAGGCTGGCCGCGTCCTCCTTGAGGACGTCGGCGTTCCCCTCCGGGGCCGCCGCCAGGTGCTTGTACAGGGCCAGCTTGAGCACCTTGAGGGAGAGCAGGGCGCACTTTATCCGCACTGCCTGCAGGTGCTCAAGCCCCAGCTCGCCTAGCACGTCGTTCTTTTCGAGCCCCCGGGCCTCGGAGACGCTCTTGCCCTTGACCAGCTCGGTGAGCACCGACGTGCAGGCCATGCAGATCGCGCACCCGCTGCCGTGGAAGCTCACATCAGATATTGTCTCGCCGTCAAACTTTAGATCCATGTCTATGCTGTCGCCGCAGAGCGGGTTGGAATCGTGGTGGGTCACGTCAGGGTTCTCCATCTTGTGGAAGTTTAGGGGGTTCCTTGAATATTCTATGATCATCTCGTGGTATATGTCGGTGTCATTCAAGCTTGAACAGCCTCGCCACCTTGTCCAGGGATGTGACTAGCGCGTCTACATCCTCCCGGGTATTATACACGTAAAAGCTCGCCCTGTTGGTCGCCGGCACGCAGAGCTTCTCCATGAGCACCTGCGCGCAGTGGTGCCCAGAGCGTATGGCTACGCCCTCGCCGTCGACTATCTGCGCCACGTCATGCGGGTGCACGTCCGCAAAGTTGAACGATATGACTCCCCCGCGCCTTGATATCTCGTCTGTCCCGTAGATTGTCATCCCCTTGACGCCGGCCATCCTCTTCAGGGCGTACTCGGTGATTGATTTTTCGTGCCGCCTTACATCCTCCATGCCCAGCCCTTCGAGATAGTCTATTGCCGCGCCAAACCCGACGGTATCCGCTATATTGGGCGTGCCCGCCTCGAACTTGTACGGAAGATCGTTCCAGGTAGTCTCAAACTTGTGCACCTCGCGTATCATGTCGCCTCCCCCGTGGAAGGGCCCCATCTTTTCGAGTATTTCCCTGCGGACCCAGAGGGCTCCTATGCCGGTAGGTGCCAGCATCTTGTGCCCCGAAAACGCAAAAAAGTCACAGCCCAAAGCCTGCACGTCGACCCTCATGTGGGGCGCGGCCTGGGCCCCGTCTATCAGGACGGGCACGCCCGCAGCCTTGCACCGGGACGCTATCCCCTGGACATCGCTTATCGTGCCTAGCACATTCGACATGAGGCTGAACGTGACAAGCTTGACCCTGCCCGTCTCCAGGTGCTCGTCGAGCTGCTCCAGCAGGAGCTCGCCCTTTTCATCTATGTCGATATATGCTAGCTCTGCGCCCTTTTCCTTTGCGAGGAGCTGCCACGGGACGATATTGCTGTGATGCTCGTACTCTGTAGTCACTATGATATCGCCCGGGCCCACGTTGGCCCTGCCCCACGAATATGCGACAAGGTTGATGGCCTCGGTGGTCCCCCGCACGAATATCACCTCCTCGCGCGACGGCGAGTTTATGAAGCGGGCCACCTTGTCGCGGGCCGCCTCGTAGGCGCCAGTCGCCTCCTCGGCGAGCTCATAGACCGCCCTGTGTATGTTGGCGTTGTGGTTCCTGTAATAGTCGTCTATCGCGGATATCACCTGGACGGGCTTTTGCGTGGTGGATGCGTTGTCGAGGTATACCAGCGGCTTGCCGCCGCGCACGGTCCTGGACAGTATGGGAAAGTCGGCCCTGATCTCCTCTATCGGATATGCGCTCTGCATTATATCTCCACGTATATTGCCCCTGCATCTATTTTAACATTGTAGGTGGCCACGGATTCTTCCGCGGGGGGATTTTGCGGCACGCCGCTGTCGAGATTGAACACTGACAGGTGCAGGGGACACGTCACGCCCTGCTCTGAGAGAAAGCCCGTCGACAAGTCCGCCTCTTCGTGCGTGCACATCACATCGGTGGCAAAGATCTTTTCGCCGCGCCGGGCCAGCAGGATCTTTTTGTCCCCGTGGTCAAAGCGCAGCATGGTCCCGTCGGCAAGATCGCCCTCGGTGCATGCACGGGTCCATTCGCCCACTGAGATCACCTGTACTTGTAGTGCTGCTCTATCTCTTCGTCCTCGTTGTAGCGTGTCTCCTCTACCTCGATGAACTTGCGCAGCTCCTCGTCGGTGTTTATTGCAAGGTTCTTTCCCTCCCACTTGGACTCTACCAGCTGGGCTATCCACGCCCGCACTTGGTACGACATCTTCCTGGACAGCGGCTCCAAAAATCCCTCGACTATGGTCCGCTCGGCCTCGGCCTCGGTCAAACACCTGGTCTGCAGGTAGAATATCTGCTCTTCGTCTATCTGGGCGACGGATGCGGCATGGGTCGCCTTTACATCGTTGGTCAGTATCTCGAGGCCCGGTATCGCGTCCGACTTTGCGTCGGGATCAAGCAGTATCGACCTGCCGGAAAGGTACGAGTTTGACTTTGCCGCCCCCTCCATTATGCGGATCATCCCCTTGAAGAGCGATTTTGACCTCTCCCGGAGTATCGATTTTTCTATCACACGCCCCTCGGTGGAGCCCGCCTCGTGGTTGAGATTGGACTGGATGTCAAACGACTGGTCCCCCGTGCCAAATACCACCTCTGAATCGTTTGCAGACGCCCCCGTCCCCATGAGCTTGTAGTCTATCCGGTACCGGGAGAGAACGGTCCCGAACAGCCCGAGATACCAGTTGATGGTGGCATCCTGCGCCACATCCGAGCGCCTTGTGGAAAAGTTGACCGAGGCCTGGTCCATCATCTGCAAGGTTGTAGCGCTCAGGCGCGCCCCCGGGCCGATATCGGTGGTGAGGACCTCGAGGTAGGCCTGCTGGCCCTGGCCGGGTGGCGAGTAGAGCTCCTGGACTATGGTAGACCTGCTGTCCCTGCCGACTTTTATCACGTTGCGCGAGATGGTGGACAGGCGGTCCTCGGGGAGGCATGTAAGAATGTGGATGGGCTCCTCCTTGTCGTATCCGTCGGGTATCTCTATGTATATGCCAGAATCAAAGGCCGCATTATTCAGGGCTGTAAACTTGTCCTCGTGCGGGTCGGCAGACTCGACAAGAGCCCTTGCGGGGCCCCCATTCAGCAGGGCGTCCCCTATCGATGATATGACCAGCTTGTCATCGGGCAGGTTGATGCGGTGTATGCCGGATCCCACCTGGACTATGCCGGGCGAGTTGCCGAGCTCGGCCACCCTGGCCTCTATGAACGACGGCAGGCTCCCCCCTCCGGCAGTGGAGAGCGAGACCTGTTCCTGGTTCATCCTCTTGGCGTCGGTATACTTGTTGTATAGGGGCGAGGTCTCGACGGGCATCTCGTCGTATATTGAAAGCGAGTTTCTGCGGAACTCCCGGAGCCAGTCGGGCTCCTTTCTAGATGAGGAGAGATCGTCTACATGGCCTGAGTTTATCGAAGATAGAGCCAGTTGGGACATTGTCAGTACACCACCGGATGCGGCTAGCCCACCGAGTCGTCCATCTCGAGCTTTATGAGCTTGTTCATCTCAACCGCGTATTCCATGGGGAGCTCCTTTGTGAAAGGCTCCATGAAGCCGTTGATTATCAGGCTGAGCGCGTCCTCTTCGTTAAAGCCCCTTGTCATCAGGTAGAATATCTGCTCGTCGCCGATCTTGCCGACAGTCGCCTCGTGGGTGATGGTCGCATCCTCCTGGTTTATCTCCATGTAAGGATAGGTATCTGTCTTTGATGTATCATCTAGTAATAGTGCATCACAGCGGACAGTCGACTTTACGCCGGTGGCGCCCTTGGCCACATTGAGCAGTCCCCTGTATGTGGAGCGCCCGTCGAGCCGGCTCACGGACTTTGAGGTGATCTTGGAGGTCGTGTTTGGCGCCAGATGGACCATCTTTGCGCCGGTATCCTGGTGCTGGCCACCGCCGGCAAACGCGACTGACAGCGTCTCGCCGTGTGCTCTCTGCCCCATCAGGTAGACGCCGGGATATTTCATTGTAATCTTGCTGCCGATGTTGCCATCGACCCATTCGACTGTCGCCCCTTCATACGCATAGGCCCTCTTTGTGACCAGGTTGTATACATCGTTGCTCCAGTTCTGTATGGTTGTATACCGGAGCTTGGCGTCCTTGTGTGCGATGAGCTCGACTACTGCCGAGTGGAGTGATTCTGAAGAGTATACCGGCGCGGTGCATCCCTCGATGTAGTGGACCTGTGCGCCCTCGTCTAGTATGATGAGCGTCCTCTCGAACTGGCCCATGTTCTGTGCGTTTATCCTAAAGTACGCCTGCAGTGGCATGTCAATGGAGACGCCGGGTGGCACGTAGATGAACGAGCCGCCGCTCCAGACTGCGCTGTTCAGGGCTGCAAACTTGTTGTCCTCGGGGGGGATTACCTTGCCAAAGTATTTGCGGAGTATCTCTGGGCATTCCTTGACCGCCTCGCCTGTATCCAGGAACAATACGCCCTGCTTTTTTAGATCCTCGCGGAGGCTGTGGTATACGGTCTCTGATTCATACTGGGCGCCCACTCCTGCAAGGAATTTCTTCTCGGCCTCGGGGATGCCGAGCTTGTCGAACGTGCTCTTTACGTCCTTGGGCACATCGTCCCAGTCGCCTTCTGCCTTCTCAGAGGCCTTTGCGTAATAGTATATGTTCTGAAAATCTATCGTGCTCAGATCGGCCCCCCATGTCGGCATGGGCTTTTTCATGAATATCTCGTATGAACGGAGGCGGAAGTCGAGCATCCACTGTGGCTCGTCCTTCATCTTGCTGATGCTCTCGACTATCTCCTTTGACAGGCCCTTTTTGCTGAGATGCACGTACATGTCAGTAGAGTCCTTAAAGTCGTACTTTGAGTAGTCCATCTCGAAGTTGTCGGTAGTGCTCTCTGTTGCCATGCGTTGTTCAGCACTTTGTTGCTATAAATACGTGGGGTAAATTAGGACGGGCTAAATAGGCGTGGCTAAGTCGCCCCGCCTGCGGCAAGCGCTGACTTGATCGCATCAAAGGCGCCAGGCACCGTATGGACGCCTGCGATCGTATGTTCCACCCCGAACTTTGCAAGCTCGTCTGCGGTAAACGGGCCTATCGCCACGGCCCTGATCCCCTCCGGCAGCTCCGCTCCATGCATCAGCTCAAAGAACGCGCGCACCGACGACGCGCTAGTAAAGACTATCCCGTCTATGCCGCCCCGCGGAAGCAGCTCCCGGAACTCGTCCCATTGAGGGCCGCCCGACGCCCGCACGTCGTACAAATGCAGCTCATGCACATCTAGCCCCATCTTTGTCAAAAGGTCGCGCAAAAACGGAGTCGATGCGCCGCTCCGCGGGACAAACACCTTTTTGCCCTCGGCGCCAAGCGCGGAAAAAACCTCGCCGACGCCGACCGACGAGTATCTTTCCGGCGTGTGCGCAACCCTTATGCCGCGGCCCTCGAGTGCGCCGCGCGTCACGGGGCCCACCGCCACAACCGACGTGTTGGCGACGGCGAGCTGCAGCTTTTCAAGTTTTGATTCCGACTCGGCTGCATCGAATAGCAGCCGCACGGCCTTTGAGCTCATAAAGACGGTGTAATCAGGATCGTTTTCCGATATTTCGCGCAGCGTGCTGTCCACCATGTCATCCCGCGGGACAAGCTCTATGGTGGGAAGCGGCATTGCGCGCGCGCCGTCCCTGGCCGCAAGCTCGGCAAACTGCGCCGAATCCTCGGGGGACCTTGTTATTGCTATTGTCCTTCCATTCATCGCCATTTTATCTTCTCCGAGAGCCCCACCACGCCGCCTATTATTATCACGGCGGGCGGCCTTATGTCGCTGCTCTTTATCAGCTGTTCTATATTGTGCAGCTTGCCGGTTATCATGCGCTCCTGCGGCGTGGTGCCGTTCTCTATTACTGCGACCGGCGTGCCGCGGTCTGCTCCGCCCTCGATGAGCTCGCTGCATATGGTGCCTATCCGCGTCACCCCCATCATTATCACTATTGTGTCGACAGAGCCCGCCATCGCCTTCCAGTCGACTCCGTCGGATTCCTTTCCGGGATCCTCGTGGCCCGCCGCAAATACCACCGACGAGGCAAACTTGCGGTGTGTCAGCGGTATGCCCGCGTATGTGGCAGAGCCTATACCCGATGTCACGCCGGGCACTATCTCGTATTTGATTCCATTCTCTTTTAGATACTCTGCCTCCTCGCCGCCCCTGCCGAATATTATCGGGTCTCCTCCCTTGAGGCGCACAACCGTCTTGTGTTTTTTCGCCTGCTCCAACATGTGGTGGTTCGTTGAATCCTGGTGAGAGGTGTGGTCGCCTATCGAGCGCCCCACGTACACCTTTGGCGTGCCCCGCGGCACCCGGGACATTATCCTCTTGGTGACCAGCCGGTCATACAAAACTACATCGGCCTTTTGAATAAGCTCGTCTGCCCTTAATGTAAGCAGCCGGGGATCACCGGGCCCCGCGCCTACGAGGTATACCTTGCCCTTCATGACCTGTTCCACTCGTCCACCTTTTCGCGCCAATTTAAGGCAAGATCTCCCGCGCCGCGCTCGAGCATTTCATTCCCGGCGGACTCGCCCACCTTTCGCGGGCTCCCCCGCGGCCCGCTGGCCTGCACGGAGACCGACCTGCTCCCGTCCACCGAGAACGCCTCGGCCCGGATCGTCAAAAGCTCCCCGGCGCTCCTTGCAAGGGCGCCCACGGGGAACCTGCAGCCCGAGCCTATTCTCTCGGACAGGGCGCGCTCCGCCTCGGCTTCTGCCCTAGATGCCGCATCCTCTATTCTATTCAGCATGGATATGGTGCCTGCATCTCCGGATCTCGCCACAAGCGCAAGCGAGCCCTGGCCCGGGGAAGGCGCAAAGGACTCCTCGGGAAGGGCCGCATATTTCACATCAAGGCCGAGCCGCGATATGCCTGCCTCGGCTAGCACCACCGCGTCGTACCCGGCGCCCACCTTTGCTATGCGGGTCTCTATGTTCCCCCGGACGGGCTTGACATGGAGGTCGGATCTGCTGCGCCCCACCTGGACTGCGCGCCGGAGGCTGCTTGTTCCGACAGTGGCGCCGCGGGGCAGCGACCCGAGGCCCGAGCCGCCGGGGGAGACTAGCACGTCGTTTGCCGCCGCGCGCCGCGGCACGCATGCGAGAACCAGCCCCGGCGCCAGCTCGGTGGGCACATCCTTGAGGCTGTGGACGGCAAAGTCGGCCCCGCCCTCGGAGACCGCGCGGTCTATCTCTTTTTCGAATATCCCCTTTTGATCAATGGCGAACAGCGGCCTATCATCTGTGTCCCCCTGCGTCTTTATTCTGCGCACCTTGTATTCGTCTTCCGGGTTGGCCTCCTTTAGCGCGTCTAATACATGCCCCGTCTGCGCAAGGGAGAGCCTGCTGCCGCGCGTGCCCACCGTATAGACGGTCATCGGGCAGCCCCGAGCGCTGTACGGTATGCTGCCGATACATTCCGCAGATCCTCCACGGTATGCGCCGCAGACAGTGACGCCATCTCAAACTGGGAGGGGGCCACAAAGACCCCGTTCTTTAGAAGGGCCCTGAACATTTTGTCGAACCTTGCAGCATCCGCCCTCTTGGCAGAGGCCGCATCCGTTACAGGCTCGGCTGTAAAGAATACCTGGAATATTGATGCCACCCGGTTTATCTGCCTGTCCAGCCCGAGGTCTGCGGCATCATCAGCTATGCTTGATGCTAGCGCGGCTGCCGCCCGCTCGAGGCGCGGGTACAATCTGCCCTTTATCCTGTTTATCGTCCGAATTGATGCGAGCGCCGCCGATACAGAGACAGGGTTGCCGGCAAACGTGCTGGCCTCGTAGACCGACCCGCCGGGCGCCAGCCTCTCCATTATGTTTTTTTTGCCGCCGACAGCTGCTATCGGCAGCCCGCCACCGAGAGCCTTTGCAAGAGTCGTGATGTCGGGCCGCACTCCAAAGGCCTCCTGGGCCCCGCCCGCCGAGAGGCGAAATCCCGTTATCGTCTCGTCGAATATCAGCTGCATGCCAAGCCGGCTCGACAGCTTCCGGAGCAGGCGCAAAAATCCTTTCTTTGGCGGTATGACTCCCATGTTGCCCATTACCGGCTCCACTATAACGGCCGCCACATCGTCGGCGGCAGCCCCCTCGAATGCTGCCTCGTCGTTGTATGGGATGACAGTCGTCTGCCGGGCGAGTCCGC
Coding sequences within it:
- a CDS encoding 3-phosphoglycerate kinase (COG0126), translating into MPAGQAVSILTLDDFDLDGRTVFLRVDMNCPVDPSTGAILSPRRIKEATETIRALKGSKLVVGSHQGRVGNKDYTGMEQHAKVLEQLLGTRIMHVQDVIGQAARAAINGLGDGEILLLDNLRLCAEENYEFSPRAAADTIMVRRLRDLFDLCVLDSFSSAHRSHPSIVGFPHVLPACAGRIVERETRELDKIITVAKAPHVVVLGGSKVADRIEAIRMLIRTGRADHILLTGVIGNVFMRAQARIKSALGINREDEAVAKAHELIGEYPDVFSTPVDVAIDKDGDRVDIDVRDLAPGDIILDLGPKTVDHYSRLISGAGTVFMSGPPGLFEKKGFDNGTRGMLGAVADSMATTIVSGGHLSSALEEYGFAGRINHVSTAGGALILYLTGQKLPMIQALEEAAARRT
- a CDS encoding Fe-S cluster formation protein (COG0822); this encodes MIIEYSRNPLNFHKMENPDVTHHDSNPLCGDSIDMDLKFDGETISDVSFHGSGCAICMACTSVLTELVKGKSVSEARGLEKNDVLGELGLEHLQAVRIKCALLSLKVLKLALYKHLAAAPEGNADVLKEDAASLY
- a CDS encoding cysteine desulfurase/selenocysteine lyase (COG0520) — protein: MQSAYPIEEIRADFPILSRTVRGGKPLVYLDNASTTQKPVQVISAIDDYYRNHNANIHRAVYELAEEATGAYEAARDKVARFINSPSREEVIFVRGTTEAINLVAYSWGRANVGPGDIIVTTEYEHHSNIVPWQLLAKEKGAELAYIDIDEKGELLLEQLDEHLETGRVKLVTFSLMSNVLGTISDVQGIASRCKAAGVPVLIDGAQAAPHMRVDVQALGCDFFAFSGHKMLAPTGIGALWVRREILEKMGPFHGGGDMIREVHKFETTWNDLPYKFEAGTPNIADTVGFGAAIDYLEGLGMEDVRRHEKSITEYALKRMAGVKGMTIYGTDEISRRGGVISFNFADVHPHDVAQIVDGEGVAIRSGHHCAQVLMEKLCVPATNRASFYVYNTREDVDALVTSLDKVARLFKLE
- a CDS encoding dioxygenase ferredoxin protein (COG2146); this translates as MLRFDHGDKKILLARRGEKIFATDVMCTHEEADLSTGFLSEQGVTCPLHLSVFNLDSGVPQNPPAEESVATYNVKIDAGAIYVEI
- a CDS encoding Fe-S cluster assembly protein (related to sufD~COG0719); translation: MSQLALSSINSGHVDDLSSSRKEPDWLREFRRNSLSIYDEMPVETSPLYNKYTDAKRMNQEQVSLSTAGGGSLPSFIEARVAELGNSPGIVQVGSGIHRINLPDDKLVISSIGDALLNGGPARALVESADPHEDKFTALNNAAFDSGIYIEIPDGYDKEEPIHILTCLPEDRLSTISRNVIKVGRDSRSTIVQELYSPPGQGQQAYLEVLTTDIGPGARLSATTLQMMDQASVNFSTRRSDVAQDATINWYLGLFGTVLSRYRIDYKLMGTGASANDSEVVFGTGDQSFDIQSNLNHEAGSTEGRVIEKSILRERSKSLFKGMIRIMEGAAKSNSYLSGRSILLDPDAKSDAIPGLEILTNDVKATHAASVAQIDEEQIFYLQTRCLTEAEAERTIVEGFLEPLSRKMSYQVRAWIAQLVESKWEGKNLAINTDEELRKFIEVEETRYNEDEEIEQHYKYR
- a CDS encoding Fe-S cluster assembly protein (related to sufB~COG0719); its protein translation is MATESTTDNFEMDYSKYDFKDSTDMYVHLSKKGLSKEIVESISKMKDEPQWMLDFRLRSYEIFMKKPMPTWGADLSTIDFQNIYYYAKASEKAEGDWDDVPKDVKSTFDKLGIPEAEKKFLAGVGAQYESETVYHSLREDLKKQGVLFLDTGEAVKECPEILRKYFGKVIPPEDNKFAALNSAVWSGGSFIYVPPGVSIDMPLQAYFRINAQNMGQFERTLIILDEGAQVHYIEGCTAPVYSSESLHSAVVELIAHKDAKLRYTTIQNWSNDVYNLVTKRAYAYEGATVEWVDGNIGSKITMKYPGVYLMGQRAHGETLSVAFAGGGQHQDTGAKMVHLAPNTTSKITSKSVSRLDGRSTYRGLLNVAKGATGVKSTVRCDALLLDDTSKTDTYPYMEINQEDATITHEATVGKIGDEQIFYLMTRGFNEEDALSLIINGFMEPFTKELPMEYAVEMNKLIKLEMDDSVG
- a CDS encoding uroporphyrinogen-III synthase/methyltransferase (COG1587), whose product is MNGRTIAITRSPEDSAQFAELAARDGARAMPLPTIELVPRDDMVDSTLREISENDPDYTVFMSSKAVRLLFDAAESESKLEKLQLAVANTSVVAVGPVTRGALEGRGIRVAHTPERYSSVGVGEVFSALGAEGKKVFVPRSGASTPFLRDLLTKMGLDVHELHLYDVRASGGPQWDEFRELLPRGGIDGIVFTSASSVRAFFELMHGAELPEGIRAVAIGPFTADELAKFGVEHTIAGVHTVPGAFDAIKSALAAGGAT
- a CDS encoding uroporphyrinogen-III methylase (COG0007), with amino-acid sequence MKGKVYLVGAGPGDPRLLTLRADELIQKADVVLYDRLVTKRIMSRVPRGTPKVYVGRSIGDHTSHQDSTNHHMLEQAKKHKTVVRLKGGDPIIFGRGGEEAEYLKENGIKYEIVPGVTSGIGSATYAGIPLTHRKFASSVVFAAGHEDPGKESDGVDWKAMAGSVDTIVIMMGVTRIGTICSELIEGGADRGTPVAVIENGTTPQERMITGKLHNIEQLIKSSDIRPPAVIIIGGVVGLSEKIKWR
- a CDS encoding porphobilinogen deaminase (COG0181); this translates as MTVYTVGTRGSRLSLAQTGHVLDALKEANPEDEYKVRRIKTQGDTDDRPLFAIDQKGIFEKEIDRAVSEGGADFAVHSLKDVPTELAPGLVLACVPRRAAANDVLVSPGGSGLGSLPRGATVGTSSLRRAVQVGRSRSDLHVKPVRGNIETRIAKVGAGYDAVVLAEAGISRLGLDVKYAALPEESFAPSPGQGSLALVARSGDAGTISMLNRIEDAASRAEAEAERALSERIGSGCRFPVGALARSAGELLTIRAEAFSVDGSRSVSVQASGPRGSPRKVGESAGNEMLERGAGDLALNWREKVDEWNRS
- a CDS encoding glutamate-1-semialdehyde aminotransferase (COG0001) is translated as MRRHTCLCRHSILEPVPRSLGAETRDYNAGSKCSCMGSRGLFERARKVIPSGVNSPVRYYAPYPFFAASASGGSIRDADGRKYTDLCNGYGALLLGHGRGEVVRAVSAQLRRGTLFCVPTEQEVELARLISGNYPSMESTRLVNTGGEATMTAIRLARGFTKRDRIIKFDGCYHGAHGSVLVKAGSGSAHLGISTSEGVPRGLARQTTVIPYNDEAAFEGAAADDVAAVIVEPVMGNMGVIPPKKGFLRLLRKLSSRLGMQLIFDETITGFRLSAGGAQEAFGVRPDITTLAKALGGGLPIAAVGGKKNIMERLAPGGSVYEASTFAGNPVSVSAALASIRTINRIKGRLYPRLERAAAALASSIADDAADLGLDRQINRVASIFQVFFTAEPVTDAASAKRADAARFDKMFRALLKNGVFVAPSQFEMASLSAAHTVEDLRNVSAAYRTALGAAR